The nucleotide window GTACCAATGATGAACATCATCAACGGTGGTGAGCACGCGGACAACAACGTAGACGTACAAGAGTTTATGATTATGCCAGTAGGTGCACAAAGCTTCAAGCATGCACTACGTATGGGTGCTGAAATTTTCCACCACTTAAAAGCAGTATTAAAGGACAAAGGCTACAACACAGCAGTAGGTGATGAAGGTGGTTTCGCACCAAACCTTGGCTCAAACGAAGAAGCAATTACAGTAATCTTAGAAGCAATCGAAAAAGCGGGCTACAAAGCAGGTGAAGAAGTACGCCTAGCAATGGACGTAGCATCTTCTGAGTTATACAGCAAAGAAGATGGCAAATACCACTTAAAAGGCGAAGGTGTCGTTCGTACTTCAGAAGAAATGGTTGCTTGGTACGAAGAGTTAACAGCCAAATACCCAATCATCTCAATCGAAGACGGCTTAGATGAAAACGACTGGGCTGGTCACAAATTACTTACAGAGCGAATCGGTGACCGCGTACAATTAGTAGGTGACGATTTATTCGTAACAAACACTGCGAAATTATCTCGTGGTATTGAAGAAGGCGTAGGTAATGCAATTTTAATCAAAGTAAACCAAATTGGTACATTAACAGAAACTTTCGAAGCAATCGAAATGGCAAAACGTGCTGGTTATACAGCCGTTATCTCACACCGTTCTGGTGAATCAGAGGATGCAACTATTGCAGACATCGCTGTTGCGACTAACGCAGGGCAAATTAAAACGGGAGCACCATCTCGTACAGACCGCGTAGCGAAATACAACCAATTATTACGCATCGAAGACCAACTGGGTAACACATCTCGTTACGAAGGTATCAAATCTTTCTATAACATTAAATAATTATGAATTTACTGTATATGTAAATTACAT belongs to Solibacillus sp. FSL R7-0682 and includes:
- the eno gene encoding phosphopyruvate hydratase codes for the protein MPFITQVYAREVLDSRGNPTVEVEVFTESGAFGRAIVPSGASTGEYEAVELRDGDKGRYLGKGVEKAVENVNTVIAEELEGQYSVLDQVVIDQALIELDGTDNKGKLGANAILGVSMAVAHAAADYLDIPLYQYLGGFNSKQLPVPMMNIINGGEHADNNVDVQEFMIMPVGAQSFKHALRMGAEIFHHLKAVLKDKGYNTAVGDEGGFAPNLGSNEEAITVILEAIEKAGYKAGEEVRLAMDVASSELYSKEDGKYHLKGEGVVRTSEEMVAWYEELTAKYPIISIEDGLDENDWAGHKLLTERIGDRVQLVGDDLFVTNTAKLSRGIEEGVGNAILIKVNQIGTLTETFEAIEMAKRAGYTAVISHRSGESEDATIADIAVATNAGQIKTGAPSRTDRVAKYNQLLRIEDQLGNTSRYEGIKSFYNIK